Proteins encoded together in one Microcaecilia unicolor chromosome 3, aMicUni1.1, whole genome shotgun sequence window:
- the SERTAD2 gene encoding SERTA domain-containing protein 2, which yields MLGKGGKRKFDEHEDGLEGKVVSPSDSPSKVSYTLQRQTIFNISLMKLYNHRPLTEPSLQKTVLINNMLRRIQEELKQEGSLRPVFLTTAQPADPLGDSYQEAQPAFSHLASQPTHPTDLISTTPLESCLTPASLLEEDSFCTSQTVHHSVPTKIPPSPVQPVKDSFSSALDEIEDLCPTPTSTEASADSKDNPESNLHKPEGGTQEIRTSESKLTDALPGNFEITTPTGFLTDLTLDDILFADIDTSMYDFDPCTSAAGVPSKLAPVTADDLLKTLAPYSSQPVTQNQPFKMDLTELDHIMEVLVGS from the coding sequence ATGTTGGGCAAAGGAGGAAAACGAAAGTTTGACGAGCATGAAGATGGGCTGGAAGGCAAAGTGGTGTCTCCAAGTGACAGtccatcaaaggtgtcatacaccttACAGCGCCAGACTATCTTCAACATTTCCCTTATGAAACTTTATAACCACAGGCCATTAACGGAGCCAAGTTTGCAAAAAACAGTTTTAATTAATAACATGTTGAGGCGAATCCAGGAGGAGCTCAAACAAGAAGGCAGCTTAAGACCTGTGTTCCTCACCACTGCACAGCCAGCTGACCCTCTTGGTGACAGTTACCAGGAAGCTCAGCCTGCCTTCAGCCATCTTGCCTCACAGCCTACTCACCCCACTGACTTAATAAGCACTACACCACTAGAGTCTTGCCTCACCCCAGCCTCTCTACTTGAGGAAGACTCTTTTTGCACTTCCCAGACTGTCCATCACAGCGTTCCTACCAAAATACCACCTTCACCTGTCCAGCCAGTAAAGGATAGTTTCTCCTCAGCCTTGGATGAAATTGAGGATCTCTGCCCAACACCTACCTCTACAGAGGCCTCAGCAGACTCTAAAGATAACCCCGAGTCAAATCTTCACAAACCTGAAGGGGGAACCCAAGAGATTAGAACAAGTGAATCCAAATTAACGGATGCTCTACCTGGAAATTTTGAAATAACTACTCCCACGGGTTTTCTTACAGACTTGACCTTGGATGACATCCTGTTTGCTGACATTGATACATCTATGTATGACTTTGATCCCTGCACCTCTGCTGCTGGAGTTCCCTCAAAATTGGCTCCAGTCACAGCAGATGACCTTCTAAAAACATTAGCCCCCTATAGTAGCCAGCCAGTGACCCAAAATCAGCCTTTTAAAATGGACCTTACAGAACTAGACCACATAATGGAGGTTCTTGTTGGGTCCTAG